The DNA window GAGAGCGCCTAAATCACCGTCCAAAAGCATTTTCAATGTCCATTTTACGGAAGAAAGGGGTGTCCTTAACTGATGGGCGGCAATGGAAATGAATTCTGATTTCATTTTGTCAACCTCCTTCTCGCGAGTAACATTAGCTAATACCCGCATTGCCCCAACAAACTTCCCCCGAGAATCAATAACATCAATATGCGTTACGTTCAAAATCAATTTAACCGGATCTTCGATCGTTACCTCCTTGCTTTGTTTATTTTTCAAATTCAAAGACAATACCTTGTATAAATTAGCCATCTGCACACTTTCTTTTGCTTTTTCTTTATCTATAATTTTATGTAGTACATTGCTTCTTTCCAGCAAAAAAAACTTTTCCACTTTTGGGTTCAAAAAGGTTATATTGTTATCCGAGTCAACCATAATCAGCCCCTCAGTCAAGCTGTCAACAATAGAAACGATTTTTTCTTCTTCAGTTTTCAATTGCTGAAAAGTCCTATTAAGCTGTTCACTTATTTTTGAATTTTCAATAAATAAAGCAAGTTGATCAATCAGTCTGGAAAACAAAAGAATGTCCTCTTCGGTAATTTCCGGTAAAATACGCAAAGCTCCCTTTTCTGAATATCCCGCTAAAAGAAATCCATTCGGTTTTCCTTCTCTACCTTTTAAAGAGTGTGCCAAAAAATACACTACTCCAAAATCTTTTACAAAATCTTCAGAAAACGCCCGTTGTGCTTTCTTATCGCGAAAATCCGACAAAAAATTGCCGGTTTTGATTAAGTGATTAATTCTATCAGCAACAGAGGACTTAGACTCCGCCAGTTTCTTTATTTCTTGCTCTTTATAGCCAGCCGTGGAAAACAGGCGCGGAAACCCTCCGTCCCAAACAAAAAACAAGGACTTTTCAAATTCCATCTCGCGAATAAGATAATTGACAATGAAATCTGTTATGGCTTTTGTGTTAAAGCCTGTCAAGAGTAGCGCGCCCGTCAATGACTGCAACTTTGCAAGCCCTGATTTTTCTTTATTAAGTCGGTCGCGGACATCATACATCTGTTTCTCGGTTCTGACCACTTGCTTTATTTGCTGGT is part of the Patescibacteria group bacterium genome and encodes:
- a CDS encoding PAS domain-containing protein, coding for MAKIAKGKTQKKFERKEISDFKFIAEKLDQQIKQVVRTEKQMYDVRDRLNKEKSGLAKLQSLTGALLLTGFNTKAITDFIVNYLIREMEFEKSLFFVWDGGFPRLFSTAGYKEQEIKKLAESKSSVADRINHLIKTGNFLSDFRDKKAQRAFSEDFVKDFGVVYFLAHSLKGREGKPNGFLLAGYSEKGALRILPEITEEDILLFSRLIDQLALFIENSKISEQLNRTFQQLKTEEEKIVSIVDSLTEGLIMVDSDNNITFLNPKVEKFFLLERSNVLHKIIDKEKAKESVQMANLYKVLSLNLKNKQSKEVTIEDPVKLILNVTHIDVIDSRGKFVGAMRVLANVTREKEVDKMKSEFISIAAHQLRTPLSSVKWTLKMLLDGDLGALSAKQREFTEKGYNSNERMIYLVNDLLDISRIEEGKFGFEFSKNDFNEFMEGIASSFKQQAKKGGVNLKYKVANSPLFLVFDPQRLKMAVSNILDNAIRYTTPGGKVTISVATDGDFIKVSIEDTGAGIPENQQSRVFSKFFRGDNVVRMQTEGTGLGLY